The window aggcggctagggtttgagaggaactTGAGAGAGAATTGGGGGAAGGGGGAATTCAAGGGCGGCTGCAGGTGCAAAAGGACCAGGGTTTGGGGGTAGGTCGGGATTAATTTAGGAAAGGGCAGATGTGAGTCGTTGATCTAATTGATCAACGGCAGATGTGAGTCGTTGATCTAAGTGATCAACAgctgggattaaaagggggatcCGGGCGGGTTATTTAAAAGGGttgtgggtcgggtagatttaggatttgggttgggtaattggGGTTGAGATTTGGTTCAAATTAGGTTGATTtagggctataattgaaataaacggggctagtatttaaatagccactttttccttgcttgatttttataaaaatagtaaaataatttctaagaataaattaaaagtactaaaatgattcataatatataattatcaaatgAAAAATACTGGATTCAATTTTAAcaatataattacaattaaatctttAAAAGAGGCCAATAtcgcaattatatgcaatttagtttaaaaatactaaataaattagtaaaaatatacaaaaattatgttagctatattttagtataaatataagaagtCAATAAATAAATCACcgaaaatgataattttggggataattattggggttttCTTGTTAAAAtaggacaataaattgatttaaaaaatctttagaaattaagaaaaaataagaaaacctttggacatacttatatatgcatatacatgctattttaaaagtattttgcatattaaaaatatacaaggaaaaattgggtatcaacaaattGTATGAATATTACCTGAAGTAAGAGGATTTGGTTGGTCGTCTCCTCGTTCCTATGCTGTGCTACATGGATCCTTGCGGTTTACATGGTCGTGCATGGGGCTTGCTTGTTTATTATGCTATCCAATTTCGGTTAGCCAAGCTTCGAGGAGATTTTTCATAGCGGGTGGTTCCTCCTCTCCCGCGGATGTGGAAGCCCCATTTACATTCTGTTTGGTTGAGCTGCATAAGGGTGTAGGCAACTTCCCTAATCTGGGGGATGCTGTGGGGCTTACCTCATCATCTTGGTTGTCGTACCTTTCATTGATGGCACTCATAAGGTTGAGTGGGACGTTGTCCGTTGCTTTTGTTCCGTTTCCTTAGTTACCTTCCATGGAATCGTTGTAtgcaaagaaagaaaggataactCTATAGCACGTTAAGTTAACAAgtcatgaaagttgtagatctgGGTGGAAACTAAAAGTTTGACTAAGAAATTCCCATAGACGGCGCTAAActgtatcacctaaaatttagaTCTAGGTTCTTATACAATTAGATTTAGAAGGAAAAAGGGTTAATCTAAGTCAATATTGATATCCAAGTAGCACATATAGTATTTTTGTGAAGAGTATTAAACTTGTGATGTTAGAAAGGAATGTTTAGAGCAACAATGGAGAAATAATAACTTCAAAATGTGAATGATAGCAATAAATGATGATAAATAACATTTAAGTATAAACGAAACAATGTTCACCAAATAGGGGTGAGGTTTTCAACTAATCCTTTTGACAATGACGGTTGATGATAAGCTATTGAATATTCCGGTTCTTCTTGAATCGGGAGAGAAAGATAGAGAAAAAGAGGTGCAAAGGTAAACTTTGTATGTATTTAATCTTCTCAGTGAATGTCAACGTTgttctttccaaaaaaaaaaatctccctTCTACAACTACATCCCTTCCTATTAATAAGAGTACGTGGGCTACAAAACCATAGATAATACAACATAAaagaatattcactagaatattcgTTAGGGAATCTAAATCCCAAAAATAGTTGGTATTGCGTGTCGAAGACGGATGCTCGTCCTCGTCTTCCATCGAACCATCTCGACCTCGACGATAACTTGCCTTCTTTATATGACCTCGACCTTTTGGGATCAGGTTAACACGTTATAGCATTCACACGTCATAGGCTTTATCGTTGTTTGACGAGTTCAAATGCGTGAAACGAAGCTTTTCGCCCATATAATAAGAAGTTTCCTTAATTTGTGGAGTTTGTTTAATCCAACATATAATCtttcaaaatatgttaaaattataattttaaattatttatggaATAAAAAAATAATGCTATTAGTGAGAATAATATTACATAAAGTATCAGCTGTGTGAAATTCTCAGCTTATttatgggagaaattcaaaaatagccagatttgtTGGTCGATCAAAAATAGcctaatttcaaaagtaatcgaaatttaaccacttttcatgtaaagataaatctgagcgaaaatactgttcaaaacccgaaaaatacactagtatattatgctggagttccagcataagtatacttgaactccagcatattatactggagttccaggataagtatgctggaactccagcataatatactggagttccagcaagtataccggtccagcataatatactggagtttggagcaccggtgctctaatctccaatatattatactggagccagcaaagtataccggtccagcataatatgatggagttcatacacaggtgcaccgaactccagtatattatgctggatcgatctctgttacagcaaaatagtggctattttttattgacttggtaaacgctgactatttttgaatgaccaatccgaaaactggctataccgtatTATTTTTGCCTTATTTATAGAAGGCCACGAAGATAATGCGTCGACGCACAAACTTCTTTGCACAGCGCAAAAAAGtgagcctaaatcttctctagtAATTAACCGAATTCATAACAATTACTTTCTTCATCATATTTTATGTTATATTGTTGGATTGGGCAAGGATTTAAGAAGAAAtaaataatttggattatatatattaaatataaaaaatattttcgaaCAGCCTAAAAAGAAAAATGCACCATATAAATTAAGGCAGTGGGAGCTTATTAAAACTGCAGTTTATCCATGGTAATAATATTCTCTAAACTTGATTCTTCTTTCTTCATTCAAGTAATAAATCAAGTAACAAAAGCTTGATATTTGACATAAAATGTTCTTGACTTATGAAACAAATATTAACAGGTCCAATAATCCAGCTCCAATACGACAATTGACAAGATGAGGGAAAAAGGTGTGATCGTACCACAATTATTGCTTAAAAGACTAGCTGCCAAAgagtaaattaaaaaaattgaaaaggaacTTAGACATTAATTGTAGTTACTAGACCTCAATAATGCAATACATAGGCATCATATTGAACAGTAGCATCTCCAGTTTTCATATCCCATGAATGAGTACTGGCCTGAACATATCCTCTAGCAAATCGGAAAAGCCCACTGCCGCCGATCACCGCCATCTCTCTCACCTTCTCGAACACCGAATTCCGGCCAAGTACGGTAAAAGTACTTCCATTATATTTCCCTTCAACAAAGGCAAAATTCATGACCATCATTAAACCAACATCATTTTGTGAAGCAGAAGCATAAAACCCTTGTGCCCTTCCAACAATCTTGGAACTCAACTCTGGTCCTAGGGTTAAAGCATTATCTATCATGTTCATTTGACCAAAGCCTGTGGTTGTGTTTTTGGGTGGCGGAATAATCATCATAGATGTTGGTTTGGAGCCACTAAGGATGTCGTGCCAGTAGAATTTGAAATGGCTGAGTTTTTCCTTTTTTAGACCCATAGATTTTCTCTTTATGGATTTTCCAAATATGTGTTCTTCTTCTCCGGTGGCCGGAAAAGCTACTAGAAAGAGGAGAATGGAGATGAGGAGGATATGGAATAGTTTAGCCATGAAAGCAGATTCGTTTGGTCACTTAATTCGTGGGGAATGAAACCATATGGTGTGTACTTGTGTGTGTGGATACCCGTTATATATAAAGGTCAAGGCGAAATGTTTACATATTGTAAAAACCATAATTTGGACAGTTGGGCTGTTAACCATATAAAATTGGGGAAGTTTGGCAAATGCCCATGCGCAGGAAAGAAATTATCCGCCCCTACCCATTATCTTTTGTCTGTTAGGTGCATCAAGCTCCTGCTATGCGCGGGGCTCGAAGAAGGGTCGGATTATAAtagtctattgtacgcagccttatccAGCATTTTTGTaagaggctgttttcacggcttgaacccgtgacctccggGTTACATGGTAACATCTTTATCAGTTACGCCAAGGCATTTTTTAAATACCCAACCAAATGAAGCTAATTTAAGCTACTATAAACCAAGTCAAACCaagccaattcaagccaaaccaATTCAAATCAAATCAATCCAAGCTAAATTAAGCTAAGGGTTAAAAATTTTGGGATGGGTGGGTAGGTAGGGATAATTAGTTTTAATTTGGTAGGTATATATTGTAACTAGTTTTCAAATGAGTAGGAAAGTATAATTAATTTAAACTCAATGAgtattttacataaattttaaCTTCTTCTTATCGGTAATAGTTTAATTGGAAATTGTCCAAATTTGTCCCTAAACGTCTGCAATTTATCTTAATATGCCTTCCATAAATCTATCGGCTCATAAGAGCCCCCACCGTTAATTTTTGTCTTATATGCCCCTCTGATTAGCGATTTTTTTATCATGAAAAATTAATTTTGGTTGACACGGTGGAAGCGTCACAACGAAATATTTGGACTTTTTTAATATACCCCTATGCAGCTTCCACTATGTCAGCCAAAtcaaattaattttttcaaaGGCAGTTCTGCAGTTCTTTAGCACTAGAAAAATGTTCAAACCAATAAATTGCACAGTTGTTACACTTATTCTCAAAGTAAAGAACCCAACTTCAATAAAAGAATACAGACCAATCTCTTGTTGTACTACCCTATACAAAATCATATCCAAAATGCTGAAAAGTAAGCTAAGGATGGTCATGAACACACTAGTGGATGAAAGCCAGGCAGCATTTGTACCTGGTAGAGGATTGATGGACAATATACTGCTCAGCGATGAACTGATAAAGGGTTATGGTAAGAAAGGAGTCTCACCTAAATGCATGATCAAGATAGACATGCAAAAGGCATATGACTCACTTGAATGGGTGTATTTGGAGCAGGTGCTAGATGATTTGTATTTTCCTAAAAAGTTTGTAGGTTGGATTATGGAGTGCATTAAAACAGTGTCCTACTCTTTCAATATCAATGGCAGTCCTACTATTCCATCTGATGCAAGAAGAGGAGTGAGACAGGGGATCTTATGTCTCCATTGTTATTTGTCTTAGCAATGAAATACTTGACCAGAAGTTTGAAGAACTTAAAGGATCAACCTAACTTCAACTACCACCCAAGGTGTGAAAAATTGGGTATTATCCAACTCAGTTTTGCTGATGACCTGCTACTTTTTGCCGAGGAGATAAGGTGTCTGTGCAATTACTATATGAGTGTTTCAATAGCTTTTCACATGCTTCAGGCTTAGTGGTAAATCAGAACAAGAGCAGCATATATTTTTGGAGGTGTTTCAAATGCAGTACAACAGGAGATTACTCAAATAACAGGGTTCAGCATAGGTGAACTTCCTTTTCAGTACTTAGGTGTCCCATTAACTAAAAAAAGGCCATCAATAAGCCAATGCCAACCATTGCTAGACAAAATACTGGGGAGAATAAAACAGTGGACAGTGAAGTTTCTGAGCTATGTAGGAAGACTACAATTGATCAAAAATGTACTTATTGCTATACAGTCTTTCTGGTCACAGATTTTCCTCATGCCAAAGAAGATCATTCAACAGGTTGAAGCCATTTGTAGGAAATTCCTATGGACTGGTGATACCAGTTCGAGCAAGAAGGCTTTAGTGGCATGGAACAAGCTGTGCAGGCCTAAAACTAAGGGAGGATTGAATGTCACAGACCTCAATACATGGAATAGGGCAGCTCTGCTGAAGCATATGTGAAActtgagaaagaaaaaagataaactaTGGATTAAATGGGTGCATGCATActatataaaaggaaaagaacagTGGGAAGTTGATGCAAATCAAGCTTCTTGGATTGTAAGAAAGATACTACAAGCTGGGAAATACTTGACTGAAGCAGGTTTGGACACAGGAAGGTAATGCAAGCTGATTCACTTTCCATTAGAGGAATGCATAAGCAACTAAGAGGGGAATTTCTGAAGGTGAGCTGGAGTCGATTGCTGTGCAATAACAGAAGCTATCCAAAATGAAAATTTATTATGTATCTAGCAGTGCAGGGGAGTTTATATACAAAAGATAGACTGATAAATAAGTCCAGAATGTCCAGTGTGTGAGCATCAGATGGAAAGTCACAACCATATCTTCTTTACTTTCTCTTTCTCAGAAGATGTTTGGAGAAGACTACTAAAATGAATGGATATCAGTCGAGAACCAAAGGATGGGATGAGGAGATCAAATGGGCAATAGAACAGGTGAAAGGCAGTGAAGCTAAAACCATGTTGTACAGGTTGTGTATGACTGGAGCTGTGTATCACATATGGCTAGAAAGAAACAGAAGGATCTTTCAGAAGATTAAGAGAAGCAATGAAGATATTACTAGATAAATAGTTAGAGACATTCATTGTATAGGTCATAGTCATAGTGGATTGAGGAATAGTATGCAAAAGCTCAATTATTATCTTTAGAGTAGACATTGAGGAAGAGATGTTACTAAATTTGGGGATGCATGTCCAAACTTAGAAGATATACTTGTATATATTTACGTGAAAATAAAGttcaattaccaaaaaaaaaattcacggTGAAAAAGTGTTAGTGGGAGGGGTATATTTGAGACGAAAGATAACCGTGAGACGCTCCTATGAGCCAAAGGATCCTAATGGAGGACATATAAGACAAATCACAAACATTACAagcatatataaatatttttcctAGTTTAATATATTGTCATATTACCGTAAAGATAACAAATTCATTGAAATTATTAAAGTAAAAATTAAAGGAAGTAACTTAAAGCATAAAGTTAAATTGCACTGACTGTATAACAAATTTTAGTAACATGTCGGTAgatataaaataatattagtaAAATTTTATCGCAAACCATCCGAGAAAAAACCGCTCACTATACTCCACCAGTCATATGATAACGTCAACTATGTGAGCCTCTAATTTATTCAACTATAAAAATTTATTCCTCACTTGACTATTTTTTCAGTAAATAACTTGATATGTGATAATATAACAAAATTATGATTTTTGTTAATTGCGCTTAAGTATCAAAATAGGTGAAGCTAGAAGAAATTGCTTTTATTTATAAAAGATGTTAAGCACAATTTATAAATGTATGGGCGAAAAATTTCATGTCACGCGTTTGACCTGGTTAACAAAGATAAAGCCTTTAACGGGTGTGACGTGTCAGCCTGATTTCAAAAGGTCGAGGTCACGTGAAGAAGGTAGATTATCGTTGAGGTCGAGGTATGGCTCGATAGAAAACAAGAACGATGAAGGATCAGCATCCGTCCTCGGTGTGCAGTAACGGCAAAATTCTATTGAGTATTCTTCTCCATTGTACTACCTAGGATTTTGTGGCCAATATACTCTTATAAATAGGAAAAGAGTTAGTTCTAAAAGGGGAATCAAATGCAACAACATTGACTATCTCTACGAAGATTCTATCTTTATTGAATACATATAAAGTTTACCTTTATATTCTTTTTTCTCTATCTTTCTCTCCCGATCCAAGAACAATCGGAATATTCATTTGCTTATCATCATCCATCATCGTCAAAAAGCTCAGTGAAAAATCTCACCCTAGTCTGGTGAACCTTATTTCATTtattacttaaatgtcatttattgtcatttattaCTTTCTTTCATGCTCTTAAGCCATTATTGCTCTAAGACATTCTTATCTAACGGCACACCTCTAATACTCTTCGTAAAAACTCTAGATTGCCACTTGGATATTAATATTGACTTAGATTAACCCTTTTCTCAATAAatctaattgtataaaaatctAGATCTAAATTTTGAGCTATACAATAGACTATGAAAGTTGTTAGCGCACGCGATATATGCTGTATGTCATAATAATCAACGTTGTAAAAAACAGATTAGAAAATGAACATTCAACTTAAAATGAAAAGACAGTCAAGCGTATAATTTATTGTCGGCTCCAAGTAAATTAAATGGACGGGATTCAATTTTAATATTAATTCTCGAGTCTTTGAGTTCACACCTAAATGTCACAATTAGACAGTAATCCCCATATATACTTCTGTAACGATTTTCTTAAAATCTTGACAAGGAGTAAAAATTAATTTCCAAACATGCTTTTTGTACCATATGTCACCGACTCGTCAAACATGCTTTTCAACCAAGGGACATGGAAAAGTGATTAGGTTAACATGCAATACAGAGTGGATTGGATGACTATTCTATTCTTAACATGCAATACGTGGAACTGGTAAACAATTGGAACTTTCCTTGACGTGTGCATTCTATTCTTGAGTTTGAATATGAAGTTTGAAACATTATGCGAAGAATTAGAAATGTATTTGATGACTCAAAAGTCTTGTTCATTTATTTACTTATATTTTCTTGGACCAAACTTTacgaaaaattttattttgtgtctcgcACAACTAACCCTAGTTGTGTGAGGCCTCTTTTTTGTCTCACAATTGTGTGAGTCCCAGAATTTTATGGACCCAGAAGTATAAGACACGGATTCACAAATATGTAAGATAAAAAGAGGCCTTACACAACTAGTGTCGGACacaaaataaaatcactcaaactTCACGTTGCGAAATGGCACAGTCTGTCAGAACAATGTCTGAAATGATTAAAGACATTTTGTGGATGTCTTTTGTTCAATTCAATATAGGTTGCTTAGAATGGAAGCAGAATAGTACCAGTGGTCCATAATTTATTACTatatccgtttcaatttatgtgaagcTATTTGACTggacacgaaatttaagaaaaaataagacttttgaaatttgtggtcctaaacaattcaaaatgGGGCAAGagtatttatgtggttataaaagatttttattaaagataaaattgcatttttaaactaaattatttctaaatttaaaaaaaggacattcttttttaaacagacaaaaaaaagaaataggttcataGGAAAGGAGGGAGTATGCTGGACCGACACAGAAGAGATACTCAAATATTAGCATATCCGCTCAGGTATATTTTACTCTAATATTAGTATACCCGAAGGAACCTCATGCGTCTGCAACCAGAAAGTATGTTCACAAAGATCCGACTATACCATTGGAAGTACTCAGTGAACTTCCTAGACTACCTACTATAAGGGGTTGTTAGGTACCATGATAAGGATAATATTTCCGAGATaaatattgaaattaacttaATTTTATGTTTGATTTGGACTATTAGCTAATCTCGCAATAACTTTTATTCCATCCGGTCACTTTAACtgactttttgatattttttgtgttcattatttgattttttcagatatcaaaaaggaattaatttttttttcaaagttataCTTGGAATAAGGAGCGTAGGAGTATTTATTATAGTTCCAATGAATAAATTAATATtagtatggtcaatttcattgttaattaatgccAAAAGATGGATTCCTTAATATGtatgaaaacaataaaaaaatttaattaaaatgtACCGGAGAGAGTGTACTAAAATGATGAGATTACGTTATCCCATATGAAAGGTGAAATAATTAATCCCTTGGAATATCCTACCCCGTGAGATATCCCACCATTGTACCAAATGACTCCTAAATGTTGTGACAAGTTTTACTAAAAACATGAAATGCACGAGTAGCACAAATACATTATGAAACTTGATAACTAAAGAAAATATAGCACACAACTGAATAACTAAATCACGGAAATTATCATTGTATACAGCTAAAATCGGAGAGtccgattttatgatcattatgacACTCCTCAGCCCGTCTCCAGAAGGCTCGAGGCACAATTCGAGGTTCAACCCCGAGGGTTCCCTATGTTTGACCTCGGGCCACTGCAAATCGATGGCTATGATGGACAAGCGGAAAATTCCCAAGGCATGTGGTTGGAGTTGATcaggtctacaataatagtacaAGTCTGTACCGTGACATTAAATGATTGTACCAACTGCATATCTTTGTGATAAATgcacatgtactatgttgggattgcccctcctatataaaggggacccttatcCTTTTGTAAGACACattatattcaatacaagaacaagaacattctctgctctctaacttaaacattctccattgtctttcctttgatttattgcttacatttattgttcctcatttattactcatcattgatcataaagggCCATCATTGAGGCCCTTGGAACTGTTATTCCTTCATCGATCATCCCTAGTCAAGCGCATTATCTCAACCTCGAGGCCCAGCTTAGGCCAGTCCGAGACCCCGATTCACAGTCATTCGGTTTGAATAACAACACTACCTCTTACTCTTACTCTTATTTTCCTAGCTCACACCTAACATCTATCACCAAACAACTAGcattaaaataaatcacgtatttttagaaccagaaaataaaatttaattgtaattaccattttcaaggtaaacagtttggcgcccaccgtggggctaaaaataatagtgattattttcatGCTGGTTTATTGAAAACAtaagttattcttcacactttttcttgcccaagaatctttgatttcaggtaaAAATGTCTAACTCGGTGAATGCATATGAAAACAGCGGTCCTGAGGACCAAagagagaatggtgtagctgttCCAAGTGTCGTTGCGAAACCCTGAGGATGCACCAGATCCAATCCCCGTGGATGTGGTCTCACGCAATAcccaacacgtcgatataagccCCCACACTAACGGGAGTATACGCCAAGAAAACCAATAAAAAGCTTAGAAAACCCCAGCTCGAGAGGAACGAGAGGTTAGCATTCACGTcatttttgagatgttgcaggcacaacagctggcgattgctcaactgtaaagccaccaaaaaactccaagcacaGCAGCATCGAAAACGGCTCCTCGAGCCGAACAACTATCGGAAATATCGAGCAACAACGGGTTAGCAGTCGACCCTGCTATTATAAAggtgctcgaggacctcacaaagggGATTGAATCGGGtgaaaataatatagaagctaatgacaaaaatgtggagacctacaattcaatggtcgatcagatcccgggcgcACCCCTGATTTTGAAGGGTGtggattcaaagaaatttgtacaaaagccattcccatTGAGAGTTGCTCCAAAGCCTAtcccaaagaaattcaaaatgtccgatctcccgaagtacaacggaacctAGGACCCCAAAAAGTAcatcactgcttacacttgtgctgtaaagggaaatgacctaaaggacgacgagattgaATCCGACCTGTTAAAAAAATCGGAGAAATCTTttcaaaaggggccatgatgCGGTATCACAACCTATCCCCGAATTCAATGGACTCATtttccatgctggcagattcttttataaaggtACATGCCGGTGTCATCAAGGTTGCTACAAGGAAATccgatattttcaaaatcaaatagAGAGAAAATGAGATGTTGGGGAATTTGTATCTCActttcaaatggagcgaatggaattaccaccagtctccgatgattgggcagtgcaggccttcacccaaggtttgaacgaacgaagctcaatAGCTTTGAAGCAGCTAAAGTAGAAGTTGGTTGAATATCCCATCAtgacttgggcggatgtccacaaccggtatcaatcaaagattaggatcgaggatgaccaactaggagccccatCGGGCTTAGTATATCCTAGCAGGCTCCTAGCAAAGGAACCAAGTCCAAGcaaggaaaggtaccaaccatacactgaagATCAAAGAAACTCACCAAGGTGTAACATACCCCAAAACGACTGAAGGGCAaatcgaggtcagaatcctcggggactcgtgAGCAGAGCTGAATTCGACAGACACGCAAGACCGATGGAGGCACACCGATTatctgagtacaacttcaacattaATGTTTCGGACATCGTATCAGCCATAGGTAAAAttaaagacaccaggtggccaaaaCCCATACTATCAGATCCGTCGCAAAGGAACCCTAACCTggtgtgcgaatttcacaacacacacggtcataagaccgaagattgcagacagctctgagaagaagtagcccaactaatcaacaaagggcacctccgagagttcctcagcgaccgagccaaaaatcaatttcgggaaagaggggcgaacaggaaaaatgaaacaaaagagccacaacatgtcatccacataatcGTTGGAGGAATCTACATCCCACAGGAACCACGGTCAaacgaacaaaaatatccatcactagggaaaaGTGAACTCGAAGTTACATACGTGAggacgctctcacattcagcgaagaatACATCAAGGCTATATATCATCATCATaacgacgcattggtaatttcttttcttgtgaatacatttcaaattaaacgtgtgcttgtggatccaggtagc is drawn from Nicotiana tabacum cultivar K326 chromosome 22, ASM71507v2, whole genome shotgun sequence and contains these coding sequences:
- the LOC107831904 gene encoding dirigent protein 22-like, whose amino-acid sequence is MAKLFHILLISILLFLVAFPATGEEEHIFGKSIKRKSMGLKKEKLSHFKFYWHDILSGSKPTSMMIIPPPKNTTTGFGQMNMIDNALTLGPELSSKIVGRAQGFYASASQNDVGLMMVMNFAFVEGKYNGSTFTVLGRNSVFEKVREMAVIGGSGLFRFARGYVQASTHSWDMKTGDATVQYDAYVLHY